In Magnetospirillum sp. XM-1, a single window of DNA contains:
- a CDS encoding NADP-dependent malic enzyme, translated as MSDELRDAALEYHRLPTPGKISVTPTKPLATQRDLALAYSPGVAAACELIVADEDSAADVTARGNLVAVVTNGTAVLGLGPIGPLAAKPVMEGKGVLFKKFAGIDVFDMELAELDPDKLVDIIAAMEPTFGAINLEDIKAPECFEVERKLQERVKIPVMHDDQHGTAIVVGAAMVNALRVVGKNIGDVKLVASGAGAAALACLNLLCKLGVKRENVWVTDIKGLVYEGRTELMDEYKSIYAKKTDMRTLAEVIEGADIFLGLSAPRVLTGEMVDKMGPKPIVFALANPTPEILPDEVKAVRPDAIIATGRSDYPNQVNNVLVFPYIFRGALDVGATEINDSMKLACVYALANLAMAESDERVRAAYGTAPLTFGPEYLIPKPFDSRLILKIAPAVAKAAMESGVARRPIIDFDVYMDRLNQFVFRSGLVMKPVFDRARQDMRRVVYTEGEGRRVLHAVQTVVDEGLARPVLIGRREVVEKRIQDLDLRLRIDTDFDLCDPEDDPRFNEYWRLYHSIMERQGVSPEYARTVVRTRNTVIGTLMLKRREVDAMICGTIGRYDKHLSHIMNVIGTRDGVKVPAAMNLLIMPAGTFFICDTYVTPEPTPEQICDMTLLASEEVRRFGIEPKVAFLSHANFGNRSTASAQRQRDALALLREKAPYLEAEGEMHGDAALSEEIRTRIFPNSKLKGAANLLVMPTLDAANISFNLLKVAGDALSVGPILMGIAQPAHILTPSATVRNIVNITALAAVDAQMYAGRTR; from the coding sequence ATGTCCGACGAGTTGCGCGACGCGGCGCTGGAATACCACCGCCTGCCCACCCCCGGTAAGATCAGCGTCACCCCCACCAAGCCGCTGGCCACCCAGCGCGACCTGGCGCTGGCCTATTCCCCCGGCGTGGCCGCCGCCTGCGAACTGATCGTCGCCGACGAGGACAGCGCCGCCGACGTGACGGCCAGGGGCAATCTGGTGGCGGTGGTGACCAACGGCACCGCCGTGCTGGGCTTGGGCCCCATCGGCCCGCTGGCCGCCAAGCCGGTGATGGAGGGCAAGGGCGTCCTGTTCAAGAAATTCGCCGGCATCGACGTGTTCGACATGGAGCTGGCCGAGCTGGACCCCGACAAGCTGGTCGACATCATCGCCGCCATGGAGCCCACCTTCGGCGCCATCAACCTTGAAGACATCAAGGCGCCCGAGTGCTTCGAGGTGGAGCGCAAGCTGCAGGAACGGGTCAAGATCCCGGTGATGCACGACGACCAGCACGGCACCGCCATCGTGGTGGGCGCGGCCATGGTCAACGCGCTGCGCGTGGTGGGCAAGAATATCGGCGACGTCAAGCTGGTGGCCTCGGGCGCCGGGGCGGCGGCGCTGGCCTGTCTCAACCTGCTTTGCAAGCTGGGCGTCAAGCGCGAGAACGTCTGGGTCACCGACATCAAGGGGCTGGTCTACGAGGGCCGCACCGAACTGATGGACGAGTACAAGTCGATCTACGCCAAGAAGACCGACATGCGCACCCTGGCCGAGGTGATCGAGGGCGCCGACATCTTCCTCGGCCTGTCGGCGCCGCGCGTTCTGACCGGCGAGATGGTCGACAAGATGGGCCCCAAGCCCATCGTCTTCGCCCTGGCCAATCCCACCCCGGAAATCCTGCCCGACGAGGTCAAGGCGGTGCGTCCCGACGCCATCATCGCCACCGGCCGCTCGGACTATCCCAATCAGGTCAACAACGTCCTGGTGTTCCCCTACATCTTCCGCGGCGCGCTGGACGTGGGCGCCACCGAGATCAACGATTCCATGAAGCTGGCCTGCGTCTACGCGCTGGCCAACCTGGCCATGGCCGAATCGGACGAGCGGGTGCGCGCCGCCTACGGCACCGCGCCGCTCACCTTCGGGCCTGAATACCTGATCCCCAAGCCGTTCGATTCCCGCCTGATCCTGAAGATCGCCCCGGCGGTGGCCAAGGCGGCCATGGAATCCGGCGTGGCGCGGCGTCCGATCATCGATTTCGACGTCTACATGGACCGGCTGAACCAGTTCGTCTTCCGCTCCGGGCTGGTGATGAAGCCGGTGTTCGACCGGGCGCGCCAGGACATGCGCCGCGTCGTCTACACCGAGGGCGAGGGTCGGCGCGTGCTGCACGCCGTGCAGACCGTGGTGGACGAGGGACTGGCGCGGCCCGTCCTGATCGGGCGGCGCGAGGTGGTGGAGAAGCGCATCCAGGACCTGGACCTGCGCCTGCGCATCGACACCGATTTCGACCTGTGCGACCCCGAGGACGATCCGCGCTTCAACGAGTACTGGCGCCTGTACCACTCCATCATGGAGCGCCAGGGCGTCAGCCCCGAATACGCGCGGACCGTGGTGCGCACCCGCAACACGGTGATCGGCACCCTGATGCTGAAGCGCCGGGAAGTGGACGCCATGATCTGCGGCACCATCGGCCGCTACGACAAGCACCTGTCGCACATCATGAACGTCATCGGCACCAGGGACGGCGTCAAGGTTCCGGCGGCCATGAACCTCTTGATCATGCCGGCCGGCACCTTCTTCATCTGCGACACCTACGTGACGCCCGAGCCTACCCCTGAGCAGATCTGCGACATGACGCTGCTGGCCTCGGAAGAGGTGCGGCGCTTCGGCATCGAGCCCAAGGTCGCCTTCCTGTCCCACGCCAATTTCGGCAACCGCTCCACCGCCTCGGCCCAGCGTCAGCGCGACGCCCTGGCCCTGCTGCGCGAAAAGGCCCCCTATCTGGAGGCCGAGGGCGAGATGCACGGCGACGCGGCCCTGTCCGAGGAAATCCGCACCCGCATCTTCCCCAATTCCAAGCTGAAGGGCGCGGCCAACCTGCTGGTCATGCCGACGCTGGACGCCGCCAACATCTCGTTCAACCTGCTGAAGGTGGCGGGCGATGCGCTCTCGGTGGGACCGATCCTGATGGGCATCGCCCAGCCGGCCCACATCCTCACCCCGTCGGCCACGGTGCGCAACATCGTCAACATCACCGCCCTGGCGGCGGTGGACGCCCAGATGTATGCGGGCCGCACCCGCTAG
- a CDS encoding alpha/beta hydrolase — MRPSLFLLALSLVFAPLGPAKAEVVSVPIADGADDPTQTFLWESPHPKAVLIMIPGGEGHIGLQPDKADLGGIYGRVFKPLSEPTLSSGNLHVVIFDSPYALPSDPVFPTSRISSDHQRRIESVVQFYRQRFGLPVWLQGHSNGAISVAEFIRTHRDMVAGAILSSSRVGAKVSADVGLPILFLHHRRDSCSKANPAADVEIYESLRSAGKTDVDFAWVEGGTAGRGDACHAGYHMFLGSEEDAYRAVDRFIAGR; from the coding sequence ATGCGGCCTTCCCTATTCCTGCTCGCCCTTTCCCTGGTCTTCGCCCCTCTCGGCCCCGCCAAAGCCGAGGTGGTCTCCGTCCCGATTGCGGATGGCGCGGATGATCCGACCCAGACCTTCCTGTGGGAATCGCCGCACCCCAAGGCGGTGCTGATCATGATTCCGGGCGGCGAGGGCCATATCGGCCTGCAGCCGGACAAGGCCGACCTGGGCGGCATCTACGGCCGGGTTTTCAAGCCCCTGTCCGAACCGACGCTGAGTTCGGGCAACCTGCATGTGGTGATCTTCGACAGCCCCTACGCCCTGCCCTCTGATCCTGTCTTTCCCACCTCGCGCATCTCCAGCGACCACCAGCGGCGCATCGAAAGCGTCGTGCAATTCTACCGCCAGCGCTTCGGCTTGCCGGTCTGGCTGCAGGGCCACAGCAACGGAGCGATCAGCGTCGCCGAGTTCATCCGCACCCACCGCGACATGGTGGCGGGCGCCATCCTCAGTTCGTCGCGGGTGGGAGCGAAGGTAAGCGCCGACGTGGGACTGCCCATCCTGTTCCTGCACCATCGCCGCGACAGCTGCTCGAAGGCCAATCCCGCCGCCGACGTCGAGATTTACGAATCCCTGCGCTCCGCCGGCAAGACGGATGTGGACTTCGCCTGGGTGGAGGGCGGCACGGCGGGGCGGGGCGACGCCTGCCACGCGGGCTACCACATGTTCCTGGGCAGCGAGGAAGACGCCTACCGCGCCGTGGACCGGTTCATCGCCGGCCGCTGA
- a CDS encoding cytidylyltransferase domain-containing protein produces the protein MTAAVIVQARMGSTRLPGKILMPLGGMTALAQCLRRCAAIPGIDRVVCAIPEGEDEAPVVAEAERCGALVVRGPSADVLKRYAIAARAAGADIVMRVTSDCPLVDPALCGRLLGKLRAEGLDYCSNNLPPSWPHGLDAEVFRAAALFEAEDKATEPFDREHVTPWLRRAPHLKRGNVARQGEDLSHQCRWTLDYPEDYAFLAALFARLPEAIVSMDEVLATLAAHPELAAINAMHHGVRATPAPAK, from the coding sequence GTGACCGCGGCGGTCATCGTCCAGGCCCGCATGGGCTCCACCCGGCTGCCGGGCAAGATCCTGATGCCGTTGGGCGGCATGACCGCCCTGGCCCAATGCCTGCGCCGCTGCGCCGCCATTCCCGGCATCGACCGGGTGGTCTGCGCCATTCCCGAGGGCGAGGACGAAGCGCCGGTGGTGGCCGAGGCCGAACGCTGCGGCGCCCTGGTGGTGCGCGGCCCGTCCGCCGACGTGCTGAAGCGGTACGCCATCGCGGCCCGGGCGGCGGGCGCCGACATCGTCATGCGGGTGACCAGCGACTGCCCGCTGGTCGATCCGGCATTGTGCGGGCGGCTGCTGGGCAAGCTTAGGGCCGAGGGGCTGGATTACTGCAGCAACAACCTGCCGCCCTCCTGGCCCCACGGGCTGGACGCCGAGGTGTTCCGCGCCGCCGCCCTGTTCGAGGCCGAGGACAAGGCGACCGAGCCCTTCGACCGCGAGCACGTCACCCCCTGGCTGCGCCGCGCCCCGCACCTCAAGCGCGGCAACGTCGCCCGCCAGGGCGAAGACCTGTCCCATCAATGCCGCTGGACGCTCGACTATCCCGAGGATTACGCCTTCCTGGCGGCTTTGTTCGCGCGCCTGCCCGAAGCCATCGTGTCCATGGACGAGGTTCTGGCGACCCTGGCCGCCCACCCCGAACTGGCGGCGATCAACGCCATGCACCACGGTGTGCGGGCGACGCCCGCTCCCGCCAAGTGA
- the pseC gene encoding UDP-4-amino-4,6-dideoxy-N-acetyl-beta-L-altrosamine transaminase, protein MTPGPFLPYCRHVVDDDDIAAVAAVMKGDILTTGPAVAAFEDSLASTVGAKHAVVCANGTAALHLAVMALGIGPGDAVLVPAQTFAATGNCARYVGAEVVLTDVDPDSGLMRVQDLEAAIAARPGKRFRSVHPVHLNGQSADMPGLAEVARKHGLAIIEDCCHALGTIAADGTVIGDCRWGGLNVFSFHPAKTIAMGEGGAVTTNDDGLATRLRLLRSHGITRDSSIFVDAEGGFDAEGGPNPWYYEMQELGFNYRACDIQCALGTSQLAKLPRFAEARRRLVRHYRQRLAALAPKVKPITLSGGDAVWHLSVALIDYQACGTTRAAVMNALKARGIGTQVNYIPMHKLPYYRQLLGEISLPGAEEYYRRCLSLPLSAAMTEADVDRVVEALGEVLGL, encoded by the coding sequence GTGACCCCGGGACCGTTCCTTCCCTATTGCCGCCACGTGGTGGACGACGACGACATCGCCGCCGTGGCGGCGGTGATGAAGGGCGACATCCTGACCACCGGCCCGGCGGTCGCCGCCTTCGAGGATTCCCTGGCCAGCACCGTCGGGGCGAAGCACGCCGTGGTCTGCGCCAACGGCACCGCCGCCCTGCATCTGGCGGTGATGGCGTTGGGGATCGGTCCGGGCGACGCGGTGCTGGTGCCCGCCCAGACCTTTGCCGCCACCGGCAATTGCGCCCGCTATGTGGGGGCCGAGGTGGTGCTGACCGACGTGGACCCCGACAGCGGCCTGATGCGGGTTCAGGACCTGGAGGCGGCCATCGCAGCCCGTCCGGGCAAGCGCTTCCGGTCGGTGCATCCGGTCCATCTCAACGGCCAGTCGGCGGACATGCCGGGCCTGGCCGAAGTGGCGCGTAAGCATGGCCTCGCCATCATCGAGGATTGCTGCCACGCGCTGGGCACCATCGCCGCCGACGGCACGGTGATCGGCGATTGCCGCTGGGGCGGGCTGAACGTCTTTTCCTTCCACCCGGCCAAGACCATCGCCATGGGCGAGGGCGGCGCCGTCACCACCAACGACGACGGGCTGGCGACGCGGCTGCGGCTGCTGCGCAGCCACGGCATTACGCGGGATTCCTCCATCTTCGTGGACGCGGAAGGCGGCTTCGACGCCGAGGGCGGGCCCAATCCCTGGTATTACGAGATGCAGGAATTGGGCTTCAACTACCGGGCCTGCGACATCCAGTGCGCGCTGGGCACCAGCCAGCTGGCCAAGCTGCCCCGCTTCGCCGAGGCGCGCCGCCGGCTGGTGCGCCATTACCGCCAGCGTCTGGCCGCGCTTGCCCCCAAGGTGAAGCCCATCACGCTGTCGGGCGGTGACGCGGTCTGGCACCTGTCGGTGGCGCTGATCGATTACCAGGCCTGCGGCACCACGCGGGCGGCGGTGATGAATGCGCTGAAGGCCAGGGGCATCGGCACCCAGGTCAATTACATCCCCATGCACAAGCTGCCCTATTACCGCCAGCTGCTGGGCGAGATCAGCCTGCCCGGCGCGGAGGAATACTACCGCCGCTGCCTGTCCCTGCCGCTGTCCGCCGCCATGACCGAGGCCGACGTGGACCGGGTGGTCGAGGCCCTGGGCGAGGTTCTGGGGCTGTGA
- the pseB gene encoding UDP-N-acetylglucosamine 4,6-dehydratase (inverting), which yields MTASKYYDIDLDLDGKSILVTGGTGSFGKKFVKTVLERYNPHRLIIFSRDELKQFEMAQTFDPAQHRCLRYFLGDVRDAERLRMAMREVDVVVHAAALKQVPAAEYNPFEFVRTNILGAENVVQAALANKVGHVIALSTDKAMSPINLYGATKLASDKIFVAANNLSGSVGTKFAVVRYGNVVGSRGSVVPFFHKLIQGGATELPITDSRMTRFWITLEQGVDFVLSCLDKMQGGETYIPKIPSMRMTDLAEAMGPGLPHKIIGIRPGEKIHEVMITEDYARNTVELPDRYIIQPVFAFWTTEHLIDAGAKVVPDDFRYGSDNNTDWMDGPRLHSMLSGLEL from the coding sequence AGTTCGTGAAGACGGTGCTGGAGCGCTACAACCCGCACCGCCTGATCATCTTCTCGCGCGACGAGCTGAAGCAGTTCGAGATGGCCCAGACCTTCGATCCGGCCCAGCATCGCTGCCTGCGCTACTTTCTGGGCGACGTGCGCGACGCCGAGCGCCTGCGCATGGCCATGCGCGAGGTGGACGTGGTGGTCCACGCCGCCGCGCTGAAGCAGGTGCCGGCGGCCGAGTACAACCCGTTCGAATTCGTGCGCACCAACATCCTGGGCGCCGAGAACGTGGTGCAGGCGGCGCTGGCCAACAAGGTCGGCCACGTCATCGCGCTCTCCACCGACAAGGCCATGAGCCCCATCAATCTCTACGGCGCCACCAAGCTGGCGTCGGACAAGATCTTCGTCGCCGCCAACAACCTGTCGGGTTCGGTGGGAACCAAGTTTGCGGTGGTGCGCTACGGCAACGTGGTGGGGTCGCGCGGCTCCGTCGTGCCGTTCTTTCACAAGCTGATCCAGGGGGGCGCCACCGAGCTGCCCATCACCGATTCCCGCATGACCCGCTTCTGGATCACCCTGGAGCAGGGCGTGGATTTCGTGCTGTCGTGCCTGGACAAGATGCAGGGCGGCGAGACCTACATCCCCAAGATCCCCTCCATGCGCATGACCGACCTGGCCGAGGCCATGGGGCCGGGCCTGCCGCACAAGATCATCGGCATCCGTCCGGGCGAGAAGATCCACGAGGTGATGATCACCGAGGATTACGCCCGCAACACGGTGGAACTGCCCGACCGCTACATCATCCAGCCGGTCTTCGCCTTCTGGACCACCGAGCACCTGATCGACGCCGGCGCCAAGGTGGTGCCCGACGATTTCCGCTACGGCTCGGACAACAACACCGACTGGATGGACGGGCCCCGGCTCCATTCCATGCTGTCGGGGCTGGAACTGTGA